In a genomic window of Caloenas nicobarica isolate bCalNic1 chromosome 1, bCalNic1.hap1, whole genome shotgun sequence:
- the LOC136003031 gene encoding natural killer cells antigen CD94-like yields the protein MEDEEGYTALNLRPSASVITPGYLSSKKCSAFKAPASCVTVDRASATSVWRPVAFAFLALCLVLLMGLVVLLALFFQISKDPEEGKKLQEMREALCFEGKEKNETSCALCPASWHNSGADNCFYISKQKKTWKESQEFCSSRNSTLLVLKDKAKMISLPQDSQFYWVGLSYISEWNSWYWEDGTSFSKEVTNWVVLYDNFFCASLYGRIIYASHSCSTKQFWICEKVAVHFT from the exons ATGGAGGATGAGGAAGGCTACACTGCTTTAAATTTACGACCCTCAGCTTCAGTTATTACTCCTGGATATTTGAGCAGCAAGAAATGTTCTGCATTTAAGGCTCCAGCCAGTTGTGTTACAGTAGACA GAGCCTCTGCCACATCTGTATGGCGGCCAGTGGCCTTTGCTTTCCTCGCTTTGTGCCTGGTGCTGCTGATGGGGCTGGTAGTCCTGCTGGCCTTGT tttttcagatttCCAAGGAtcctgaggaaggaaaaaagctgcaggaaatGAGGGAAGCATTGTGTtttgaagggaaggagaaaaatg AAACAAGCTGTGCTCTCTGTCCAGCAAGCTGGCATAACAGCGGAGCTGACAACTGCTTCTacatttcaaagcagaagaaaacatggAAGGAAAGCCAGGAGTTCTGTTCCTCAAGAAACTCCACTCTTCTTGTactaaaagacaaagcaaagatG ATTTCTCTGCCACAGGATTCACAGTTTTACTGGGTTGGATTATCATACATATCTGAATGGAACAGTTGGTACTGGGAGGATGGAACATCTTTTTCAAAAGAAGTGACAAATTG GGTTGTGTTATATGACAACTTCTTCTGTGCCTCCCTATACGGACGGATTATTTATGCCAGCCACTCCTGTTCAACAAAGCAATTCTGGATCTGTGAGAAAGTGGCTGTTCATTTCACCTGA
- the LOC135988971 gene encoding histone H2A-like yields the protein MGKEIFCPEVATRLGQASKDRCGQPEPRDRNHQRRPARRTGGQGSRAREDATGTYLWEQAASSMSGEQEVCTVTEQEREPEATCSEEPSKGGEAKAKKSRSSRSSRAGLLFPVSRVDRQLRRGHFAERLGARAPVYLAAVLQCVTRKTMDEAAKISKEKKQQRISPLHLKMAVQKSSVLKKLMRGSMRRQRGKAGPQSQRLASRSRKKATKSTKRCPRQRAAPAPATAVVN from the exons ATGGGGAAGGAGATCTTCTGCCCAGAAGTGGCA ACAAGGCTTGGCCAGGCCAGCAAGGACAGGTGCGGGCAGCCTGAGCCCAGAGACAGGAACCACCAGCGAAGACCAGCAAGGAGGACAGGTGGGCAAGGAAGCAGGGCACGGGAAGACGCAACGGGGACATACCTGTGGGAGCAAGCTGCGAGCAGTATGTCCGGAGAACAGGAGGTCTGCACAGTGACTGAGCAGGAGAGGGAGCCCGAAGCGACATGTTCTGAGGAGCCCTCCAAAGGCGGCGAAGCCAAGGCCAAAAAGAGCCGCTCCTCCCGGTCCTCCCGGGCCGGGCTGCTCTTCCCTGTGAGCCGTGTAGACAGGCAGCTGCGCAGAGGCCACTTCGCTGAGCGCCTTGGAGCCAGGGCCCCCGTCTACctggctgcagtgctgcagtgtGTGACACGCAAGACCATGGACGAGGCTGCAAAGATTtccaaggagaaaaagcagcagcgcATTTCTCCATTGCACTTGAAGATGGCGGTGCAAAAGAGCTCTGTGCTCAAGAAGCTCATGCGAGGCAGCATGCGCAGGCAGCGCGGCAAGGCTGGCCCCCAAAGCCAGCGCCTGGCCTCGCGCTCCAGAAAGAAGGCGACCAAGAGTACAAAGAGATGCCCCAGGCAAAGGGCTGCACCCGCCCCTGCCACCGCTGTTGTCAActga